The genomic window TTGCTATAACGATTCTGGTTCTAACAGTGGTTATCATCTACTTTTTCACTGGTTAAGACAAGAAAAATATCCGCCAAATTTCTTTGGTAAAACTATAGCATCAGGTTTCCATCAGCGTTCAATTCGCTGGGTAGTTGAGGGCTTGGCAGATTGTGCAGCTATTGATAGTGTGGTATTAGAACAAGAATTACGGGATTTTCCGGAATTATCACAGGATTTGCGTGTGGTGGAAATGATCGGCCCTTCTCCGATGCCACCATTGGTAGTAGCACAGCGTTTAGGCATTCCTTTGATTCAGCAAATAGAGTTGGCGCTACTCCAACCAGATGCAGAGTTGCAAAGCGTAATGAAACAATTTGGTGTTAGGCGTTTTGCCCCAGTGAAGTTAGATAATTATCGGGTACTCAATCAAATTGATAGCCAAGCTTTTGTGAATTTTCCTGCTTAAAAATGCTGCTGGACTGACAAGCTTAAAATAGTGGATTAGATGTAGCTCTCAAGAATGTTGGGTTTGGTTACGTCAACACAACCTACAATTTTCTGCATTATTTTAAGCTTGCCACGCCACTACAAAAAATGTGTGTGTACTAATCAGGACTTACGCAAAATTATGAAAAAACGTATAGCCTTCGGCATAGCTTCCGCTTAACGCGTAGCGTGCGCGAAGCGCATACCGCATTGGCGCTAGCCTCTCCCTTTGGGAGAAGGACACAAAGTCAAGAGGTTTCAGAGAGTTCTTGCGTAAGTCCTACTAATAAAAGACTACAATTTTCACATCAGGCAGTAACGGCATAAAGCTGATTCTGCTTTTGTGTCCATAACACGGCATCTTGATAAACTTGCTCAAATAATACTCGCTGTGCATGACTCCCGCCAACTTCATGCAAGCGGGATAATACAGGTTTGAGTTCGGCTACAGTTGTTTTAACATCACCTTGGGCATGAGCTACCATCCCTCTAGCGGCGGGAATTGCAATCTCTAACCAACTCCTTCGCAGAAAAGGATTGATAGTTAAGGCGTGATATTGCATACTCTGAAGCATTTCTTTTACCCAGTGATTATGTCCTGCTTTGGCTAGGGCATAGACATAATGCAAATCTTGGAATGGTAAGGCGTGTTCATCAATGCGACTGTAAAGATAAGGACTGATTTCTTGCCAACGGTTCCCTACATTTACTCCGCGTAGTTCAAGCCGTAATAATATTGAAATTGCCCCTACTTGGTCTTTGGGAGATTGTTTATTGGCACGTTCCCAAATATGTGTATCGTAGATTTTTAGAACTTTGCGATAATTTTTTAGTTGACAATAA from Nodularia sp. LEGE 06071 includes these protein-coding regions:
- a CDS encoding phosphate/phosphite/phosphonate ABC transporter substrate-binding protein, encoding MTKITSLRVVSYLAPNWLGLYQAIATYLGRILEIEIQLNPGECDPLKDPLLFQDQIDLAFICGLPLIRYSQMVAHQLQPLVAPVMQSPRYGNSPIYYADVIVKADSNIKNLADLSGKTFCYNDSGSNSGYHLLFHWLRQEKYPPNFFGKTIASGFHQRSIRWVVEGLADCAAIDSVVLEQELRDFPELSQDLRVVEMIGPSPMPPLVVAQRLGIPLIQQIELALLQPDAELQSVMKQFGVRRFAPVKLDNYRVLNQIDSQAFVNFPA